In Paroedura picta isolate Pp20150507F chromosome 12, Ppicta_v3.0, whole genome shotgun sequence, one DNA window encodes the following:
- the LOC143821845 gene encoding interleukin-36 receptor antagonist protein-like yields the protein MMMTSSDNSSFWDSSCDSEISQFTRRTEESVEMEPCKMDVYQKLSGLFHSHSAKLLSPRNISIRDINQQTISLLNNILLAVPHHASLPEHVIAVVPNPVLDSEKHPIFMGLQNGTEMLCCVKPYEGLPQLQLVREDIMDLYNKQEESLEFTFHLQGKESKTTYCFESAAFPGWFLSTSPEPNKPLGLSQQGGSDTILFYLKWK from the exons ATGATGATGACATCCTCTGATAACAGTTCCTTCTGGGATTCCAGCTGTGATTCTGAGATCAGTCAGTTCACGAGAAGGACTGAAGAAAGTGTGGAGATGGAGCCCTGCAAGATGGATGTCTACCAGAAATTGTCAGGCTTATTCCATTCCCATTCAGCAAAACTTT TGTCACCCAGGAACATCAGCATTCGGGATATCAACCAGCAAACCATCAGTCTGCTGAACAACATACTGCTTGCGGTCCCACATCATGCCAGTCTACCAG AGCATGTCATAGCTGTGGTCCCAAATCCTGTCCTAGATTCTGAAAAACATCCCATCTTTATGGGCCTTCAGAATGGGACTGAAATGCTGTGCTGTGTGAAGCCTTATGAGGGTCTACCTCAGCTCCAGCTAGTG AGAGAAGATATTATGGACCTTTATAACAAACAGGAGGAATCACTGGAGTTCACATTCCACCTCCAGGGCAAGGAAAGCAAGACGACTTATTGCTTTGAATCGGCAGCTTTTCCGGGGTGGTTCCTCAGCACATCTCCTGAGCCAAACAAGCCACTTGGTTTAAGCCAGCAAGGAGGCTCAGATACCATCCTCTTTTACTTGAAATGGAAGTAG
- the LOC143821584 gene encoding interleukin-36 receptor antagonist protein-like has protein sequence MEEAAKMLHARKTVDQEMADLFRHFGKGDVTIVSLEKPWLYKIWDTSQKFLFLQNGSLLAAPLNSNSEDQLIAVTPNQVLDESKRPIFIGTNDQKYILNVQSGDQPKLQLVAGDIMELYKKKEQSTEFTFYNQTKGSEVTCAFESAASPGWFLSTASEPNKPLGLSQGGGSEITLFYIEKKPDVTP, from the exons ATGGAAGAGGCTGCGAAGATGCTGCACGCAAGGAAGACGGTGGACCAGGAAATGGCAGACTTATTCCGACATTTTGGGAAAGgcg ATGTTACGATTGTGAGTCTAGAAAAACCCTGGCTCTACAAAATTTGGGACACCAGCCAGAAATTCCTCTTTCTGCAGAATGGCTCCTTACTAGCGGCTCCACTAAATTCCAATTCAGAAG ATCAGCTAATAGCAGTGACTCCAAATCAAGTTCTAGACGAAAGCAAGCGACCAATCTTTATAGGAACCAATGATCAGAAATACATTCTGAATGTGCAGTCAGGTGATCAACCTAAGCTACAGTTAGTG GCAGGAGACATCATGGAACTTTATAAGAAAAAGGAGCAATCCACGGAGTTCACTTTCTACAACCAGACCAAAGGCAGTGAAGTCACATGCGCCTTTGAATCAGCAGCTTCCCCCGGCTGGTTCCTGAGCACGGCTTCTGAGCCAAACAAACCTCTTGGCTTGAGTCAGGGCGGGGGTTCTGAGATCACTCTCTTTTACATTGAAAAAAAGCCTGATGTTACTCCATGA